The proteins below come from a single Osmerus mordax isolate fOsmMor3 chromosome 3, fOsmMor3.pri, whole genome shotgun sequence genomic window:
- the mettl2a gene encoding tRNA N(3)-methylcytidine methyltransferase METTL2 — MAAPGGVLDEASIESGQALSKSISEDFKRPQFGTRFLTDPRQVFQHNAWDNVEWTEEQEAAAKKKVQEHSQPLPTEKQEEYDCRANEYWNDFYTIHENRFFKDRHWLFTEFPELAPQCQLNHDTSPEDSGIGDGCQGDLDQGQSREGTPQLPTDVDFPGCTATYRILEVGCGVGNTVFPILKTNNDPGLFVYCCDFSSTAVDLVKTNSEYDPGRCFAFVHDLSDDAAVNPVPDESLDVIVLIFVLSALHPDRMQASISRLARLLKPGGVLLLRDYGRYDMAQLRFKKGRCLSDNFYVRGDGTRVYFFTQDELHEIFNLAGLEKVQNLVDRRLQVNRGKQLTMYRVWIQCKYRKAPTEPPETEDEASGAKKT, encoded by the exons ATGGCAGCACCCGGCGGGGTACTAGATGAAGCCAGCATTGAATCAGGACAAGCCCTGTCCAAATCGATTTCTGAAGATTTTAAAAGGCCCCAGTTTGGAACCCGTTTCTTGACAGACCCACGTCAGGTCTTTCAACATAACGCATG GGACAATGTAGAGTGGACTGAAGAACAAGAGGCAGCTGCTAAGAAAAAGGTCCAGGAGCACAGTCAACCACTTCCTACTGAAAAACAAG AGGAATATGACTGCCGAGCAAATGAGTATTGGAATGACTTCTACACCATCCACGAGAATCGTTTCTTCAAGGACCGCCACTGGCTGTTCACTGAGTTTCCTGAGTTGGCACCGCAATGTCAGCTGAACCATGACACTAGCCCAGAGGACTCTGGGATTGGAGATGGTTGCCAAGGTGATCTGGACCAAGGACAATCCAGGGAAGGCACACCTCAGCTCCCCACAGATGTTGACTTTCCTGGCTGCACTGCCACATATCGCATCCTGGAG GTTGGCTGTGGTGTGGGCAACACAGTCTTTCCTATACTGAAGACAAACAA TGACCCAGGGCTATTTGTCTACTGTTGTGATTTCTCCAGCACCGCTGTGGATCTGGTCAAG ACAAATTCAGAGTATGACCCTGGACGTTGCTTTGCCTTTGTACACGACCTGAGTGACGATGCAGCTGTCAACCCCGTTCCCGATGAAAGCCTTGATGTAATAGTACTCATCTTTGTGCTCTCTGCCTTACATCCTGACAG gATGCAGGCGTCCATCAGCAGGCTGGCTAGGTTGTTGAAGCCTGGGGGAGTGCTGTTACTGAGGGACTATGGGCGTTATGACATGGCTCAGCTACGCTTTAAGAAAG GAAGATGTTTGTCAGATAATTTCTATGTTCGAGGAGATGGAACAAGAGTCTATTTCTTCACTCAAG ATGAACTCCATGAAATCTTCAATCTGGCAGGGCTGGAGAAAGTTCAGAACCTGGTAGATCGGCGACTGCAGGTCAACAGAGGCAAACAGCTGACGATGTATCGTGTCTGGATCCAGTGCAAGTACCGCAAGGCTCCCACCGAGCCACCTGAGACTGAGGATGAAGCCAGCGGGGCAAAGAAGACTTAA
- the tlk2 gene encoding serine/threonine-protein kinase tousled-like 2, giving the protein MMEELHSLDPRRQELLEARFTGVGVAKGSGQNESSNQSLCSVGSLSDREQETPEKKSNDQRTRKRKGDSYDSNQGKGGARGHKISDYFEFAGGSGPGTSPARGVLPVVRSSPQHSLSNPPVMVQQGSPSSISSANTEHSSCSSKPGSLHMLHKATQSDLTIEKLIAMENNKNSDLEKKEGRIDDLLRANCDLRRQIDEQQRMLERYKERLNKCVTMSKKLLIEKSKQEKMACRDKSMQDRLRLGHFTTVRHGASFTEQWTDGYAFQNLIKQQERINSQREDIERQRKLLAKRKPPSMAQTPPPSFEQNKRKSKTNGVENETLSQAEYHEQEEIFKLRLGHLKKEEAEIQAELERLERVRNLHIRELKRIHNEDNSQFKDHPTLNDRYLLLHLLGRGGFSEVYKAFDITEQRYVAVKIHQLNKNWRDEKKENYHKHACREYRIHKELDHPRIVKLYDYFSLDTDSFCTVLEYCEGNDLDFYLKQHKLMCEKEGRSIIMQIVNALKYLNEIRPPIIHYDLKPGNILLVNGTACGEIKITDFGLSKIMDDDSYNSVDGMELTSQGAGTYWYLPPECFVVGKEPPKISNKVDVWSVGVIFYQCLYGRKPFGHNQSQQDILQENTILKATEVQFPAKPVVTPEAKAFIRRCLVYRKDDRIGVHQLASDPFLMPHIRKSVATSGASAMATPSTSSSSNSSASN; this is encoded by the exons ATGATGGAAGAACTGCATAGCTTAGACCCACGGCGACAGGAGCTGCTGGAGGCTCGCTTCACTGGGGTTGGAGTAGCCAAG GGCTCAGGTCAAAATGAGTCATCCAATCAGAGTCTGTGCAGTGTGGGCTCCCTCAGTGACAGAGAACAGGAG ACCCCTGAAAAGAAGTCTAATGACCAGAGAACAAGAAAAAGGAAAGGAGATTCTTATGACAGCAACCAAG GAAAAGGAGGAGCAAGGGGACATAAAATTAGTGATTATTTTGAG TTTGCGGGTGGTAGCGGTCCTGGCACTAGTCCTGCCAGGGGCGTCCTTCCAGTGGtccgctcctccccccagcactCCCTTTCGAACCCCCCAGTCATG GTGCAGCAGGGAAGCCCCTCATCCATCAGTTCGGCAAACACAGAGCATTCGTCGTGTTCCTCAAAGCCTGGCTCTCTTCACATGCTCCATAAAGCTACGCAG tccGACCTGACTATAGAAAAGCTAATAGCTATGGAGAACAACAAGAACTCTGActtggagaagaaggagggacgAATAGATGATTTACTGCGG GCCAACTGCGACCTGCGCAGACAGATAGACGAACAGCAGAGGATGCTGGAACGGTACAAGGAGAGGCTCAACAAGTGTGTCACCATGAGCAAGAAgctgctgattgagaag TCCAAGCAGGAGAAGATGGCGTGCAGGGACAAGAGCATGCAGGACAGGCTGCGTCTGGGTCACTTCACCACCGTGCGACACGGAGCCTCCTTCACGGAGCAGTGGACCGACGGCTACGCCTTCCAGAACCTCATCAA GCAACAGGAGAGGATCAATTCCCAACGAGAGGACATTGAGAGGCAAAGGAAGCTGTTGGCCAAGCGGAAGCCGCCCTCCATGGCCCAGACTCCGCCCCCTAGCTTTGAACAGAACAAACGCAAGAGCAAGACCAACGGCGTGGAGAACGAAAC GTTATCACAGGCAGAATATCACGAGCAAGAGGAGATCTTTAAGCTGAGACTGGGCCACCTGAAAAag gaggaggcagagatccAGGCGGAGTTGGAAAGGCTGGAGCGCGTGCGGAACCTGCACATCCGCGAGCTCAAGAGAATCCACAACGAGGACAACTCCCA GTTTAAAGACCATCCTACTCTTAATGACCGGTACCTCCTGCTTCATCTACTTGGCCGCGGGGGCTTCAGTGAAGTTTACAAG GCCTTTGACATAACGGAGCAGAGATACGTGGCCGTCAAAATTCACCAGTTGAACAAGAACTGGAGGGATGAAAAGAAGGAGAACTATCACAA ACATGCGTGTAGGGAATATAGAATCCACAAAGAACTCGACCACCCACGGATAGTCAAACTGTACGACTACTTCTCACTCGATACTGACTC GTTCTGCACGGTTCTAGAGTACTGCGAGGGGAACGACCTGGACTTCTACCTGAAGCAGCACAAGCTGATGTGCGAGAAGGAAGGGCGCTCCATCATCATGCAGATCGTCAACGCCCTCAAGTACCTCAACGAGATCCGCCCGCCCATCATCCACTACGACCTGAAGCCTG GTAACATACTGTTGGTGAACGGTACCGCCTGTGGGGAGATCAAGATCACTGACTTCGGCCTGTCCAAGATCATGGACGACGACAGCTACAACTCTGTGGACGGAATGGAGCTGACGTCGCAGGGAGCAGGGACCTACTG GTACCTGCCCCCAGAATGCTTTGTGGTGGGGAAGGAGCCACCTAAAATCTCCAACAAGGTAGATGTATGGTCGGTGGGAGTCATCTTCTACCAGTGTTTGTACGGCCGCAAG CCTTTTGGCCATAACCAGTCGCAACAGGACATCCTCCAAGAGAACACAATTCTGAAGGCCACCGAGGTGCAGTTTCCTGCCAAACCAGTAGTCACACCTGAGGCCAAG GCCTTTATAAGGCGCTGTCTAGTTTACCGTAAGGATGACCGAATCGGTGTCCACCAGCTGGCCAGCGACCCTTTCCTCATGCCCCACATCCGCAAGTCTGTGGCCACTTCTGGAGCCTCTGCCATGGCCACGCCCTCAACATCCAGCTCCTCCAATAGCAGCGCCTCAAACTGA